One genomic segment of Culturomica massiliensis includes these proteins:
- a CDS encoding recombinase family protein, translated as MAKVGYIFKANSYNEYDADKEWMCQYGCVQVIEESVQHETLRPRWKQLMTNLERGDELVVSKFSNAVRGLRELAALIELCRIKVVRIISIHDKIDSRGELFPDTTAAEVLTMFGSLPEEVAVLRKSSDRVIRLQQSISVPVKTSKMLSKTERDKIAVDMYNNGYSVNEIMAHCNVKSKSTVYQILGKYNVALSRKPGRVPGNRK; from the coding sequence ATGGCAAAAGTTGGTTATATATTTAAGGCAAATTCGTATAATGAATATGATGCGGACAAGGAATGGATGTGCCAGTACGGTTGTGTACAAGTGATAGAGGAATCAGTCCAGCACGAGACGCTCAGACCTCGCTGGAAACAGCTCATGACAAATCTTGAGAGAGGGGACGAACTGGTTGTCTCGAAATTCAGTAACGCCGTGCGCGGTTTGAGGGAGTTGGCCGCATTGATAGAGTTATGCCGGATCAAAGTGGTCCGCATTATTTCCATCCATGACAAGATTGACTCCCGTGGTGAATTGTTTCCGGACACGACGGCGGCGGAGGTGCTGACCATGTTCGGATCTCTTCCGGAAGAAGTGGCTGTATTACGCAAGTCATCTGACCGGGTGATACGCCTGCAACAGAGTATCAGTGTACCGGTGAAGACGAGCAAAATGTTGAGCAAGACCGAGCGGGATAAAATAGCTGTGGACATGTACAACAACGGGTATTCAGTCAATGAAATCATGGCGCATTGCAATGTCAAGAGCAAAAGTACTGTGTACCAAATTTTAGGCAAGTACAATGTGGCACTCAGCAGGAAACCTGGCCGCGTACCTGGAAATCGGAAATAG
- a CDS encoding LPD11 domain-containing protein, whose product MNTNNKPSTAGRTTADDILQRDARFRYMLLARMQSDCEYYLDYGGRDPKRLWAGDEERQIDLMIKLHDSFKEGEKPQWLTMDKILEYKKEMNK is encoded by the coding sequence ATGAACACGAATAACAAGCCAAGCACAGCAGGAAGGACAACGGCTGATGATATATTGCAACGAGACGCACGGTTCAGATATATGCTGTTAGCCAGGATGCAGTCAGATTGTGAGTATTATTTGGATTACGGAGGCAGAGACCCCAAACGCCTGTGGGCAGGTGATGAAGAACGGCAAATCGATTTAATGATAAAGTTGCACGACAGCTTCAAGGAAGGAGAAAAGCCGCAGTGGCTGACAATGGACAAGATTTTGGAATACAAAAAGGAAATGAATAAATGA
- a CDS encoding single-stranded DNA-binding protein: MKKYENNFAVTGYVAKDAEVYQFTNTSVARFPLAVARQEKIGEETKRISAFMNIEAWRKNENSGSFDQLTKGTLLTVEGYFKPEEWTDKDGVQHNRIVTVAVKFYPAVEKEEEVPSKPAKEAKKGKK, translated from the coding sequence ATGAAAAAGTACGAGAACAATTTCGCAGTAACCGGTTATGTCGCAAAAGACGCCGAGGTTTATCAATTCACCAACACAAGTGTTGCACGTTTCCCTCTGGCTGTTGCCCGCCAGGAGAAGATCGGCGAAGAAACCAAGCGCATATCCGCTTTCATGAACATTGAAGCGTGGCGCAAGAATGAAAATTCCGGGTCGTTTGACCAGCTTACCAAAGGTACGCTGCTGACCGTGGAAGGCTACTTCAAGCCTGAAGAATGGACTGACAAAGATGGAGTGCAGCACAACCGCATCGTGACGGTTGCAGTCAAATTCTATCCGGCTGTCGAGAAGGAGGAAGAAGTTCCTTCGAAACCGGCAAAAGAAGCGAAAAAGGGCAAGAAGTAA
- a CDS encoding sigma-54-dependent transcriptional regulator, whose amino-acid sequence MKVFVIEDNPVYNDYVCNLLKKDSFDTMSAYNLATAKKLLAKSEVDDIVVADLRLPDGESIELLRWMRANDKQQVFIVMTNYGEVHTAVESMKLGSKDYIQKQLLEDKLIPLIRTLQKEHEKRLQWNIPIFVRQGEAYQKIKKRVRLVATTRMSVLILGENGTGKEHIAQHIHQQSKLADKPFVAVDCGALSPSLIQSAFFGHVKGAFTGAEANKTGYFLEADGGTLFLDEVGNLTMEMQQMLLRAIQERRYRPVGAKEDKTANVRIVAATNEDLQKAVTEKRFRQDLLYRLQEYVITMPPLRDCPEDIMPLAEFFREMANRELEREVKGFAASARNALLAHAWPGNVRELKQKIQTAVLQSEGDMITEADLELDNEPSATSACFTLKSGDEERGRILRALKQAAGNKKMAAKILGIGRTTLYNKLVEYGLNEEN is encoded by the coding sequence ATGAAAGTATTTGTGATTGAGGACAACCCCGTCTATAACGATTATGTCTGCAACCTGCTGAAGAAAGACAGCTTCGATACTATGTCGGCATATAATCTTGCCACTGCCAAGAAACTATTGGCAAAGTCAGAGGTGGATGATATTGTCGTTGCCGACCTACGCCTCCCCGACGGTGAAAGCATAGAGTTGTTACGGTGGATGCGTGCCAACGACAAACAGCAGGTGTTTATCGTTATGACCAATTACGGGGAGGTGCATACGGCAGTGGAAAGTATGAAGCTCGGCTCAAAGGATTACATACAGAAACAGTTGTTGGAGGATAAACTGATACCGCTTATCCGCACCCTGCAAAAAGAACATGAAAAGCGACTACAATGGAACATTCCGATATTCGTCCGGCAGGGCGAAGCCTATCAGAAAATCAAGAAACGTGTGCGCCTTGTAGCCACCACCCGGATGAGCGTGCTGATACTGGGCGAGAACGGTACGGGCAAGGAACATATCGCACAACATATACACCAACAAAGCAAACTTGCCGATAAACCTTTTGTGGCAGTGGACTGCGGAGCCTTGTCCCCGTCATTGATACAATCCGCCTTCTTCGGACACGTCAAGGGTGCGTTTACTGGTGCCGAAGCAAACAAGACGGGGTATTTTCTGGAAGCGGATGGCGGCACGCTGTTCCTTGACGAAGTGGGCAACCTAACAATGGAGATGCAACAGATGCTGCTCCGCGCCATACAGGAACGCCGTTACCGTCCCGTCGGTGCAAAGGAGGACAAAACAGCCAACGTGAGGATAGTGGCTGCAACCAACGAGGATTTGCAGAAAGCCGTAACGGAAAAGCGGTTCCGGCAGGATTTGCTCTATCGCTTGCAGGAGTATGTGATAACCATGCCGCCCTTGCGCGACTGCCCGGAAGACATCATGCCATTGGCCGAGTTCTTCCGTGAAATGGCAAACCGTGAGTTGGAACGTGAAGTAAAAGGGTTTGCCGCATCTGCCCGTAATGCCCTGCTCGCCCATGCGTGGCCGGGCAACGTGCGCGAGTTGAAACAGAAGATACAGACGGCAGTCCTGCAATCAGAAGGCGATATGATAACCGAAGCCGATTTGGAACTTGACAATGAACCGTCCGCTACTTCCGCTTGTTTTACATTGAAGAGCGGGGATGAAGAAAGAGGACGTATCCTGCGTGCTTTGAAACAAGCAGCCGGTAACAAGAAAATGGCTGCAAAGATACTGGGTATCGGCAGGACAACGCTGTATAATAAATTGGTAGAGTATGGATTGAATGAAGAAAACTGA
- a CDS encoding hybrid sensor histidine kinase/response regulator — protein MSEQFVTTTKHFRKLLAAGYLLIVLLVGGIICTWLGEWRDLELLERENREINRFRKETHDAYVGVVELSLLGESVLEWDDKDVAAYRRQRMTVDSMLCRFKSHYESVRIDSVRHLLEDKEKRLCAIMEALEQQADINRRIAKQVPVIVQTSRQEEPKKQRRKGFLGLFGKKQEAPPTTTTTMLYTLNRDMIAQQRAQSHRLSEYADSLASRNAELNRQLQTLIQQMDHKVQADLQEREAEISAMREKSFLQVGIITGVMLLLLIISYIIIHRYATRIKQYKRKTTDLIGQLQKSVKQNESLIASRKKAMHTITHELRTPLTAIHGYAELMQDNEEEKISGYADNILQASKRMTDMLNSLLDFFRLDSGKEQANVRPFRLENIAELLQTEFTQQAEAKDLKLTIECPEGIILNGDKERIIQICDNLLGNAVKFTNAGSVSLVISYDGNRLTLVVEDTGTGMSAEEQQRVFGAFERLSNAATQDGFGLGLSIVKQIVGMLGGTIRLESEKGEGSRFTVELPMNTADIGIEEQTAAESLAHIERPYSVIVLDDNPMVLSMTKEMYAGIGVHCDTFTTIGDAMEAMRQHTYDLMITDMKMPEINGYEVLELLRSSSVSNSKEIPIVVATASGSCSEEELLENGFTACLFKPFSISELVAVSDKCLLTSTDKDELPDLSSLLAYGDKRAMLDRLITETEKDMQAVREIMERNDRKALDEWMHRQRSSWAVIRADKPLWNLYELLHQESECSEMELRKCVDAMLRMGTVIIELAQKERRLSDESICD, from the coding sequence ATGAGCGAACAATTCGTTACCACTACCAAGCATTTCCGCAAGCTGCTTGCCGCAGGCTATCTGTTGATAGTCCTGCTGGTGGGCGGCATCATCTGCACGTGGCTCGGAGAATGGCGCGACTTGGAGTTGCTGGAACGGGAGAACCGTGAAATCAACCGCTTCCGCAAGGAAACACACGATGCGTATGTGGGTGTGGTGGAGTTGTCTCTTTTGGGCGAGTCGGTGCTGGAATGGGACGATAAGGATGTGGCGGCATACCGGCGGCAACGGATGACGGTGGATAGTATGCTTTGCCGCTTCAAGAGCCATTACGAATCGGTGCGCATAGACAGCGTGCGCCACTTGCTGGAGGACAAGGAAAAGCGGCTGTGCGCCATCATGGAGGCTCTGGAACAACAGGCGGACATCAACCGCCGGATAGCCAAGCAGGTGCCGGTGATAGTGCAAACGAGCAGGCAGGAAGAGCCGAAGAAACAGAGGAGGAAAGGTTTTCTCGGGTTGTTCGGCAAGAAACAGGAAGCACCTCCGACGACGACCACCACGATGCTCTACACACTGAACCGTGATATGATAGCGCAACAACGTGCCCAAAGCCATCGTCTGTCGGAATATGCCGACAGCCTTGCCAGCCGCAATGCGGAACTGAACCGCCAACTGCAAACCCTTATCCAGCAGATGGACCACAAGGTGCAGGCTGACTTGCAGGAACGTGAGGCGGAAATATCCGCTATGCGTGAAAAGTCGTTCTTGCAGGTAGGTATCATAACGGGTGTCATGCTGCTGTTGCTCATTATTTCATACATCATCATTCACCGCTATGCCACCCGCATCAAGCAGTACAAACGTAAGACAACAGATTTAATCGGGCAACTGCAAAAGTCAGTAAAACAAAACGAATCGTTGATAGCCTCACGCAAGAAAGCGATGCACACCATCACCCACGAGCTACGCACACCACTGACTGCCATACATGGATATGCGGAACTGATGCAGGACAACGAAGAAGAAAAGATAAGCGGTTATGCGGACAATATCCTGCAAGCCTCCAAGAGAATGACCGACATGCTCAACTCCCTGCTTGACTTCTTCCGCTTGGACAGCGGCAAGGAACAGGCGAATGTCCGTCCGTTTCGTTTGGAAAACATCGCGGAGCTGTTGCAAACGGAGTTTACGCAACAAGCAGAAGCAAAAGATCTTAAACTTACCATCGAGTGCCCGGAGGGTATTATCCTGAATGGCGACAAGGAGCGCATCATACAGATATGCGACAACCTGCTGGGCAATGCCGTCAAGTTCACGAATGCCGGAAGCGTTTCACTTGTCATAAGCTATGACGGCAATAGGCTGACCCTTGTAGTAGAGGACACCGGAACCGGCATGAGTGCGGAAGAACAACAGCGAGTGTTCGGAGCGTTCGAGCGGCTTTCCAACGCCGCCACGCAAGACGGTTTCGGATTGGGGTTAAGCATTGTGAAACAGATAGTCGGGATGCTTGGCGGCACTATACGCTTGGAAAGCGAAAAAGGAGAAGGCAGTCGTTTTACTGTGGAGTTGCCAATGAACACTGCCGATATTGGTATTGAAGAACAGACAGCCGCAGAAAGTCTGGCTCATATAGAAAGACCTTATTCTGTCATCGTATTGGACGACAATCCGATGGTATTATCCATGACAAAGGAAATGTATGCTGGTATAGGTGTGCATTGCGACACGTTCACCACTATTGGCGATGCAATGGAAGCCATGCGGCAGCACACATACGACCTCATGATAACCGATATGAAAATGCCGGAGATTAACGGCTATGAGGTGTTGGAGTTGTTACGCTCGTCAAGTGTCAGCAACTCGAAAGAGATTCCCATTGTCGTGGCGACCGCCTCCGGCAGTTGCAGCGAAGAGGAGCTGTTGGAAAATGGATTTACCGCCTGCCTGTTCAAGCCATTTTCCATTTCCGAACTGGTTGCTGTATCAGACAAATGCCTTTTGACAAGTACGGACAAGGATGAACTTCCCGACTTGTCCTCTCTGCTTGCATATGGTGACAAACGGGCGATGCTCGACCGTTTGATAACCGAAACAGAAAAGGATATGCAGGCTGTCCGGGAAATCATGGAGAGGAATGACCGCAAGGCGTTGGACGAATGGATGCACCGTCAGCGAAGTTCATGGGCTGTTATCCGTGCTGACAAACCCTTGTGGAACCTGTATGAACTGCTGCATCAAGAATCTGAATGTTCCGAAATGGAATTGCGGAAATGCGTGGATGCCATGCTTCGTATGGGAACAGTTATCATAGAACTTGCGCAAAAGGAAAGGAGGTTGTCGGATGAAAGTATTTGTGATTGA
- a CDS encoding DUF2589 domain-containing protein: protein MAEEIKNQGQQENAENLNENVSGQAKEIISAALEETQNRETSPVLKADSNVTDKFKGLPMRELIAAPLIAAAEAQQELAATAWNFYQQIAFDGKSGNKARILEFDVERPIQQDGKMTTMSQSVKAPFIGLVPIPSLLIDRVDVDFQMEVTDTSNVKSTTNAEVEAKASAKHWFINAEISGKVTTARENTRMTNQTAKYQIHVTASQQPQTEGLSKLMDIMASCIEPITNESNSK, encoded by the coding sequence ATGGCAGAAGAAATAAAGAACCAAGGGCAACAAGAAAATGCGGAAAACTTGAATGAAAATGTAAGCGGACAGGCGAAAGAAATTATCTCCGCTGCATTGGAAGAGACTCAAAACAGAGAAACTTCTCCAGTTCTTAAAGCAGATTCAAACGTGACTGACAAATTCAAGGGGCTTCCCATGCGGGAACTTATTGCAGCTCCACTTATTGCAGCAGCCGAAGCACAACAGGAATTGGCAGCGACAGCATGGAATTTCTACCAGCAAATTGCATTTGATGGTAAAAGCGGCAATAAAGCGCGTATATTGGAATTCGATGTCGAAAGACCGATACAGCAGGATGGAAAAATGACAACAATGTCACAAAGTGTCAAGGCTCCGTTTATAGGATTGGTGCCTATTCCTTCCCTGCTCATAGATCGCGTGGATGTCGATTTCCAGATGGAGGTTACCGATACATCAAACGTAAAAAGCACTACCAACGCAGAAGTAGAGGCAAAAGCTTCTGCAAAACATTGGTTTATAAATGCGGAAATCAGCGGCAAAGTCACGACCGCCCGCGAGAACACCCGCATGACCAACCAAACGGCAAAATACCAGATACATGTGACAGCCAGTCAGCAGCCGCAGACCGAAGGTCTGTCTAAACTGATGGATATAATGGCATCATGTATCGAGCCTATAACAAACGAAAGTAACAGTAAGTAA
- a CDS encoding DUF2589 domain-containing protein — MGLFHRDKKNNDDEPDSVQTNSFSDIMNGLQYAVNCAQDTLQNHQIQNLTRLFEGTNANNANTFQSKKIMVGDKTIDIPLIALISHHYLAMDNVQIKFKAKVGSVESQIPENNLLLSSPQRANLQMQMSNIKPDADDVMEVCVNFKVQETPESISRIIDDFVKNI; from the coding sequence ATGGGACTTTTTCACAGAGACAAGAAAAATAATGACGATGAGCCGGACAGTGTTCAAACCAATTCATTCTCTGATATTATGAATGGTTTGCAATACGCCGTAAACTGTGCACAAGATACATTGCAGAATCATCAGATACAAAATCTGACCAGACTTTTTGAAGGAACAAATGCAAATAACGCAAATACGTTCCAATCGAAAAAAATCATGGTTGGAGACAAGACTATTGATATTCCACTTATAGCTTTGATATCCCATCATTATCTTGCGATGGATAATGTGCAGATAAAGTTCAAGGCGAAGGTCGGAAGCGTGGAATCACAGATTCCGGAAAACAACTTATTGTTATCCAGCCCACAAAGAGCCAATCTCCAGATGCAGATGAGCAACATAAAACCGGATGCGGATGATGTCATGGAGGTTTGCGTCAATTTTAAGGTTCAGGAGACTCCGGAGAGCATTTCCCGAATTATTGACGATTTTGTAAAAAATATCTAA
- a CDS encoding fimbrillin family protein codes for MKRTTIHTSAAIALLLGLAACTQDEAGFLPEGAEGTPIVFTATGLNPAATATAGTRAPADGNWTGVQSVAVMMDGMVKTYNVTPSTADPTSATLTSTDPYYWTNHNDITVTAWWPYTAGETTPPAVKVKANQSAQKDFEGSDLIVADGQTVTYGSPTLRFTHRTARVTIVLTDYTEGLASVQLTGLSTEGDNPDIIVPYDKGSNTYTAIVAPQNVAAGTTFITCTFTNGKTFVYKMKNATDWQAGGEYTYTVSLAAAKDLGYTIESNGSYTVTSADGLMNIAKLVNGGKSDINITLDTDIDLTGKDWTPIGTDYDNSYKGTFDGGGHTITGLTFTTNDEYAGLFGWLNRAGTVKNVVMEGVQITSNQIYGGSIGGVVGSGWGTIENCSVSGSVSGTVYVGGVVGVQIGGSITGCSSSATVKGTVDVGGVAGQTNSSATLTACYATGNVIIEMALKKNIAGGGLVGMNAGSSLLACYATGNVTSTGSSTGYVHIGGFLGNNYANVMTACYWKNNHEQGIGYNKKSTEATKVDGTDVTWQKAVDAMNTALQNAGSKWRYELKGALPTLRKQ; via the coding sequence ATGAAACGAACAACCATTCATACATCCGCAGCCATCGCCCTGCTGCTCGGCCTCGCCGCCTGCACGCAGGACGAAGCGGGCTTCCTGCCGGAAGGGGCGGAAGGCACACCCATCGTCTTTACCGCCACGGGGCTGAACCCCGCTGCGACAGCCACCGCCGGCACCCGTGCCCCAGCGGATGGCAATTGGACGGGTGTGCAGAGCGTGGCAGTCATGATGGACGGCATGGTGAAGACGTACAACGTGACGCCCTCCACCGCCGACCCCACCAGCGCCACACTGACCTCCACCGACCCGTACTACTGGACCAACCACAACGACATCACCGTCACGGCGTGGTGGCCCTACACCGCTGGCGAGACAACTCCGCCTGCGGTAAAGGTAAAAGCCAACCAAAGTGCCCAGAAAGACTTTGAGGGCAGCGACCTCATCGTAGCCGACGGACAGACGGTGACCTACGGTAGCCCCACGCTCCGCTTCACCCACCGCACGGCACGGGTGACCATCGTTCTGACGGACTACACCGAGGGGCTGGCATCCGTGCAGCTGACGGGCCTCTCCACCGAAGGCGACAACCCGGATATAATCGTCCCGTATGACAAGGGCAGCAACACCTACACCGCCATCGTAGCCCCGCAAAATGTGGCAGCTGGCACTACCTTTATCACCTGCACCTTCACCAACGGCAAGACCTTCGTTTATAAGATGAAGAATGCTACCGACTGGCAGGCGGGCGGTGAATATACCTACACCGTCTCCCTCGCTGCGGCAAAAGACCTGGGCTATACCATAGAGAGCAACGGCAGCTACACCGTGACCTCCGCCGATGGTCTGATGAATATAGCCAAATTAGTGAACGGAGGTAAGAGCGACATTAACATTACCCTCGACACAGACATTGACCTCACAGGCAAAGACTGGACACCGATAGGCACAGACTACGACAACTCATACAAAGGCACCTTCGACGGTGGCGGCCATACCATTACGGGGCTGACCTTTACGACAAATGACGAATATGCGGGTCTGTTCGGCTGGCTCAATAGAGCTGGTACGGTGAAGAACGTGGTGATGGAGGGCGTACAGATAACAAGCAATCAAATATATGGCGGCAGTATTGGCGGCGTGGTAGGATCTGGCTGGGGCACCATTGAAAACTGCTCGGTGTCGGGCAGCGTCAGCGGCACGGTGTATGTCGGCGGTGTGGTGGGTGTTCAAATAGGCGGTTCCATCACCGGATGCAGCTCCTCTGCCACAGTGAAGGGAACGGTCGATGTCGGCGGCGTGGCAGGTCAGACGAATTCGAGTGCCACCCTGACCGCTTGCTATGCCACAGGCAACGTGATCATAGAAATGGCCCTCAAAAAGAATATCGCTGGCGGCGGTCTGGTGGGAATGAACGCAGGAAGCAGCCTCCTTGCCTGCTATGCCACGGGCAACGTAACCAGTACGGGTAGTAGCACTGGCTATGTACATATCGGCGGTTTTTTGGGAAATAACTACGCCAACGTGATGACCGCCTGCTATTGGAAGAACAATCATGAACAAGGTATCGGCTACAATAAGAAAAGCACCGAAGCCACGAAGGTGGACGGCACTGACGTTACCTGGCAGAAAGCCGTTGATGCCATGAACACCGCCTTGCAGAACGCAGGCTCAAAGTGGCGTTACGAACTTAAAGGAGCATTGCCTACCTTGAGGAAGCAGTAA
- a CDS encoding fimbrillin family protein: MRHRLFIPAATALLFALAACTQDELAGDNRLPEGEYPVFIRATGLSVEATPLAASSTRAAVDGDWQGVTSVALKMGDAVKEYTVTASTDFKSATLSRENDPYYWTSRDPITVSAWWPFNNANITQMPAVKVAEDQSKLADFQNSDFISAENRKVEFNTPTLEFTHRTARVTIELKPGTGFTSVAGATVSLVSLSADNGNPTAIKTYNASGNTYEALTAPQTVAAGKPFVKVELGSGTFYFRPQNNVVLAAGSRYKYTVKVNATGLTLEGCTIGDWADGGGESGEAEDLGYSIQNDGSYTVYNADGLLAWNKAVQKDESINCTLTADIDLTGREWTRIGTWPGYSGIFNGQGHRITGLNFSAATTELFGLLNERGVIKNLQLIDVNLYGNSGSAAGIVEQNNGQIIACSVTGKISAYGRTCGIADLNYGSITACWFDGTLKEYESGAIVRYNYKILTSCYWGGNAGLGVFRNHGGTVDATKVDGATVKWQTAVDGMNTALTGNDYQWALGTDGLPVLQKKQ; the protein is encoded by the coding sequence ATGAGACATAGATTATTTATCCCCGCAGCCACCGCACTGCTGTTCGCCCTCGCCGCCTGCACACAGGACGAACTTGCTGGCGATAACCGTCTGCCCGAAGGTGAATACCCTGTATTCATCCGTGCCACCGGACTGTCCGTAGAAGCAACGCCGCTGGCAGCCTCTTCCACCCGTGCCGCTGTGGACGGCGACTGGCAGGGCGTCACTTCCGTGGCACTCAAGATGGGCGATGCGGTAAAGGAATACACCGTAACGGCTTCTACCGATTTCAAGAGTGCCACGCTTTCACGCGAGAACGACCCGTACTACTGGACCAGCCGCGACCCGATTACCGTATCGGCATGGTGGCCCTTCAATAATGCCAACATCACACAGATGCCTGCCGTGAAGGTGGCCGAAGACCAAAGCAAATTGGCTGACTTCCAGAACAGCGACTTCATCTCTGCTGAGAACCGGAAGGTGGAATTTAACACCCCGACTCTTGAATTTACCCACCGCACGGCACGCGTGACAATCGAACTGAAGCCCGGCACGGGATTCACGAGCGTCGCCGGTGCCACGGTGAGCCTCGTGAGCCTGTCCGCCGATAACGGCAACCCGACTGCCATCAAGACCTACAACGCAAGCGGCAACACCTACGAGGCACTGACCGCCCCGCAGACCGTTGCGGCAGGCAAGCCATTCGTCAAGGTGGAACTCGGCAGCGGCACTTTCTACTTCCGTCCGCAGAACAACGTCGTGCTGGCAGCAGGCAGTCGCTATAAATATACCGTTAAGGTGAACGCCACTGGCTTGACGTTAGAGGGCTGCACTATCGGTGACTGGGCTGACGGAGGCGGCGAGAGCGGTGAGGCTGAGGATTTGGGTTATTCTATACAGAACGACGGCAGTTACACGGTCTATAACGCAGACGGCCTGCTGGCATGGAACAAAGCCGTACAAAAAGATGAATCAATAAATTGCACCCTCACCGCCGACATCGACCTGACGGGTAGGGAATGGACACGGATAGGCACATGGCCAGGTTACTCCGGCATCTTTAATGGGCAGGGACACCGCATTACGGGATTAAACTTTTCAGCAGCGACTACTGAACTTTTTGGGTTATTAAATGAACGTGGTGTGATAAAGAACTTACAACTCATAGATGTGAATCTGTATGGCAATAGTGGATCAGCAGCTGGAATAGTGGAGCAAAATAATGGCCAAATCATTGCCTGCTCTGTGACGGGAAAAATTTCTGCATATGGTAGAACTTGTGGTATAGCCGATTTAAATTATGGCAGTATCACCGCTTGCTGGTTCGACGGCACATTGAAAGAGTATGAATCTGGAGCTATAGTGCGTTATAACTACAAAATTTTAACTTCCTGTTATTGGGGAGGCAATGCCGGGCTAGGAGTATTCCGTAATCATGGAGGAACGGTAGATGCCACGAAGGTGGACGGCGCGACCGTGAAATGGCAGACAGCCGTCGACGGCATGAACACCGCCCTCACCGGTAACGACTACCAGTGGGCACTCGGCACCGACGGCCTGCCCGTACTGCAAAAGAAACAATAA
- a CDS encoding fimbrillin family protein has translation MKTRFFALAMLALALAACNNDNENLNGAPVAAQFTADIAPATRASGTTWTGGDRIGITDIGNDSQYGNVPFILKNGKFEAEGKVIYIEDTKAHTFRAYYPYNAAGGILAATTDATAQQNQSAIDFLFATGATGDKKSPVVSFTDKTAKGGEDNSFHHRMSRITLTFEAGDGVDFSVVKPERYTLDGLLLTGTFNTADGIATADNGAQTGELAMNLADGVLTSSIILFPQTVASLPLVVNYKSQEYHATLTVPEGALQAGNNYTYTVKVRNKVLEVSEATIAKWNDIDGGEVGADL, from the coding sequence ATGAAGACAAGATTTTTTGCACTTGCGATGCTCGCCCTCGCACTGGCAGCCTGCAACAACGACAACGAGAACCTGAACGGTGCCCCCGTGGCCGCCCAGTTTACCGCCGACATCGCCCCCGCCACCCGCGCCAGCGGAACTACCTGGACTGGCGGCGACCGTATCGGCATCACCGACATCGGCAACGATTCCCAGTACGGCAACGTGCCTTTCATCCTGAAGAACGGGAAATTTGAGGCAGAAGGAAAGGTCATCTATATCGAAGATACAAAGGCCCATACTTTCCGCGCCTACTATCCGTACAACGCGGCGGGAGGTATCCTCGCAGCCACGACCGATGCCACGGCGCAGCAGAATCAGTCTGCCATTGACTTCCTCTTTGCCACAGGAGCCACGGGAGACAAAAAAAGCCCGGTAGTGAGCTTCACCGACAAAACCGCCAAGGGCGGTGAAGACAACTCCTTCCACCACCGCATGAGCCGGATAACCCTTACCTTCGAGGCGGGCGACGGCGTGGATTTCAGCGTGGTCAAGCCTGAACGTTACACGCTGGACGGATTGTTACTCACCGGTACGTTCAACACGGCCGACGGTATTGCCACCGCAGACAACGGGGCACAGACCGGAGAACTGGCCATGAATTTGGCAGACGGCGTTCTCACGTCATCGATCATCCTCTTCCCGCAGACAGTTGCATCCCTGCCGTTGGTTGTGAATTACAAAAGTCAGGAATATCATGCCACACTCACCGTGCCCGAAGGCGCACTGCAGGCGGGCAACAACTATACCTATACCGTCAAGGTACGCAACAAAGTCCTTGAAGTCAGCGAAGCCACCATTGCAAAGTGGAACGATATAGACGGCGGAGAAGTGGGCGCTGACCTGTAG